A window from Triticum aestivum cultivar Chinese Spring chromosome 6D, IWGSC CS RefSeq v2.1, whole genome shotgun sequence encodes these proteins:
- the LOC123146183 gene encoding protein-lysine methyltransferase METTL21D, giving the protein MDYDRLNSPSTSAITLELMGHRLHISQDPNSKHLGTTVWDASMVFAKFLEKNSRKGRFCPSKLKGKRAIELGAGCGLAGLGMALLGCDVVTTDQVEVLPLLMRNVERNKSWIAQSNPDSGSFGSVTVAELDWGNKEHIRAVEPPFDYIIGTDVVYSEHLLQPLLETIIALSGPKTKVLLGYEIRSTTVHEQMMEMWKINFNVKTISKSKMDAKYQHPSINLYMMDLKASSVPEAGPNGNGNTEEEEDDDASNPGEDEDPGVKTEPCTASKEDMDDWEIRRSGAMAARLLKDVRLT; this is encoded by the exons ATGGACTACGACAG GCTGAACTCCCCGAGCACGTCGGCGATCACACTGGAACTGATGGGCCACCGGCTGCATATTTCTCAG GATCCCAACTCGAAGCACCTCGGCACGACGGTATGGGATGCGTCGATGGTGTTCGCCAAATTCCTG GAAAAGAACAGCAGGAAAGGCAGGTTTTGTCCATCCAAGCTGAAAGGGAAAAGGGCGATCGAGTTAGGAGCTGGTTGTGGCCTAGCCGGGCTCG GAATGGCATTGCTGGGTTGTGATGTTGTTACAACTGACCAGGTTGAGGTGCTCCCGCTGCTCATGAGGAATGTTGAACGGAATAAATCGTGGATTGCGCAGTCTAATCCTGACTCAG GTTCCTTTGGCTCAGTGACGGTTGCAGAATTGGATTGGGGGAATAAAGAACATATCAGAGCCGTTGAACCTCCATTCGATTACATCATTGGGACTGATGTT GTTTATTCAGAACATCTATTGcaacctctactggagacaattaTTGCGCTATCTGGTCCCAAGACGAAAGTACTG CTAGGATACGAGATTCGttctaccaccgtccatgagcagATGATGGAAATGTGGAAAATCAACTTTAATGTGAAAACTATATCCAAATCAAAG ATGGATGCTAAATATCAACATCCTAGCATAAATCTTTACATGATGGACCTCAAGGCTTCGTCGGTCCCCGAGGCCGGACCCAACGGCAATGGGaacaccgaggaggaggaggacgacgatgccTCCAACCCAGGAGAAGACGAAGATCCAGGAGTGAAGACTGAACCTTGTACGGCTTCAAAAGAAGACATGGACGACTGGGAAATCAGAAGGTCCGGGGCAATGGCTGCAAGACTTCTCAAGGATGTCAGGCTAACATGA